Proteins from a genomic interval of Magnetococcales bacterium:
- a CDS encoding tetratricopeptide repeat protein: MIVSAAAKVTDSVIDLEISADADPQIADFYQKAIDSYQADKHKETIASCQKILAIEPRSPAIWNLVGITMGKMDLFEEALQFLNKAVELSPKYAAAWYNMGWILGRKGQVEGAEKAVVKAIELEPNRFDFHKASVELMEVCFPVAEQVVRRGMALHPDDKTMLVALAAIHGHQGRLAICEELLKEFHLGNGVDVEKREVDGRGLTFFCWLPKSAGTFLTEGLCQTLGIGRIGSMFDCGDGLFPSIHLIPSGIAALSGMRGMVGSHAQASPHNLAVLDRTGVDRVLIQVRDPRQSLLSFFHHCEGGLGFYRNRAIESRYPAMSTAERQQWLMENYYPRQIQWIQSWLDYEARQEQGPVKVMITTFEKMREVGEARFLMEAVHFFKPDVKMIKVPEKSKKTRFRKGRTSEWREVFDAEQKAWMSGHISGVMRERFGWTQ; the protein is encoded by the coding sequence ATGATTGTTTCTGCTGCTGCCAAGGTGACCGATAGCGTGATTGATCTTGAAATCAGCGCTGATGCGGATCCGCAAATTGCTGATTTTTATCAAAAGGCTATTGATAGCTATCAGGCTGATAAACATAAGGAAACCATTGCCAGCTGCCAGAAGATTTTGGCCATCGAGCCGCGCTCACCGGCTATTTGGAATCTGGTGGGGATCACGATGGGCAAGATGGACCTTTTTGAGGAGGCCTTGCAGTTTTTGAACAAGGCGGTGGAGTTGAGTCCCAAATATGCGGCGGCATGGTACAACATGGGCTGGATTTTGGGCCGAAAAGGGCAGGTGGAAGGGGCAGAAAAAGCGGTGGTCAAGGCCATCGAATTGGAGCCGAATCGTTTTGATTTTCACAAGGCGAGCGTCGAGTTGATGGAGGTCTGTTTTCCGGTGGCTGAGCAGGTTGTCCGCCGGGGAATGGCGTTACACCCGGATGACAAGACCATGCTGGTAGCCCTGGCCGCCATTCATGGCCATCAAGGGCGGCTGGCTATTTGTGAAGAGCTTCTCAAGGAGTTTCATCTGGGCAATGGCGTCGATGTGGAAAAGAGGGAGGTGGATGGCCGTGGACTGACTTTTTTTTGCTGGCTACCCAAATCGGCGGGCACTTTTCTTACGGAGGGGCTCTGTCAGACCTTGGGAATCGGGCGTATCGGCTCCATGTTCGATTGTGGCGATGGCCTGTTTCCCTCCATTCACCTGATTCCTTCAGGTATTGCAGCTCTCTCCGGCATGCGGGGGATGGTGGGGAGTCATGCCCAGGCCTCCCCACACAATCTGGCGGTTTTGGATCGTACCGGCGTGGATCGGGTTTTAATCCAGGTGCGGGATCCCAGGCAGTCTCTGCTCTCCTTTTTTCACCATTGCGAAGGGGGGTTGGGGTTTTATCGCAACCGCGCCATCGAAAGCCGCTATCCTGCCATGAGTACAGCCGAGCGGCAGCAGTGGCTGATGGAAAACTATTATCCCCGGCAGATTCAATGGATCCAATCCTGGCTCGACTATGAAGCCCGCCAGGAGCAGGGGCCGGTGAAGGTGATGATCACCACCTTTGAAAAAATGCGGGAGGTAGGGGAAGCGCGCTTTTTGATGGAGGCGGTGCACTTTTTCAAACCCGATGTGAAAATGATCAAGGTGCCGGAAAAATCCAAAAAAACCCGTTTCCGTAAAGGGCGCACCAGTGAGTGGCGGGAGGTGTTTGATGCGGAGCAAAAGGCCTGGATGTCAGGGCATATTTCCGGGGTGATGCGGGAGCGTTTTGGCTGGACGCAATAG